In one window of Chelmon rostratus isolate fCheRos1 chromosome 19, fCheRos1.pri, whole genome shotgun sequence DNA:
- the sept5b gene encoding septin 5b isoform X2, with product MTANSRYKSRAPRSEDGEEKDYVGFATLPNQVHRKSVKKGFDFTLMVAGESGLGKSTLVNSLFLTDLHKDRKLLNAEERINQTVEITKHTVDIEEKGVKLKLTIVDTPGFGDAVNNTECWRAVTDYIHQQFEQYFRDESGLNRKNIQDNRVHCCLYFIPPFGHGLRPVDIEFMKALQDKVNVVPLIAKADCLTPTEIKKLKERLREEIDKCGIKIYQFPDCDSDEDEELKRQDKELKESIPFAVIGSNTVVEARGQRVRGRLYPWGIVEVENPSHCDFVKLRTILIRTHMHDLKDITSDCHYENYRAQCIQTMTSSKMNADKRVESPIPLLPLSTPDGETEKLIKMKDEELRRMQQMLQKMQQQMHEQEL from the exons ATGACCGCCAACAGCAGGTACAAGAGCCGCGCGCCCCGGTCAG AGGATGGAGAG GAAAAAGATTACGTTGGTTTTGCGACACTGCCCAACCAGGTgcacaggaagtcagtgaaAAAAGGATTTGACTTCACCCTCATGGTGGCAG GTGAGTCTGGTCTGGGTAAATCCACTCTGGTGAACAGCCTCTTCCTCACTGatctgcacaaagacagaaaactacTCAATGCAGAGG AGCGCATCAATCAGACAGTGGAGATCACAAAGCACACCGTGGACATCGAGGAGAAGGGGGTCAAGCTGAAACTGACCATTGTGGACACGCCGGGTTTTGGAGATGCTGTCAACAACACTGAGTG CTGGAGGGCAGTCACAGACTACATCCATCAGCAGTTTGAACAGTACTTCAGAGACGAGAGCGGACTCAACAGGAAGAACATCCAGGACAACAGAGTGCACTGCTGCCTGTACTTCATACCGCCGTTTGGACACGG GCTTCGTCCAGTCGATATAGAGTTCATGAAGGCCCTGCAGGATAAAGTGAACGTTGTTCCTCTCATTGCGAAGGCCGACTGCCTCACTCCCACCGAGATAAAGAAACTGAAAGAGCGG CTGAGGGAAGAGATAGATAAGTGTGGGATAAAGATCTACCAATTCCCCGACTGCGACTCTGATGAAGACGAGGAGCTCAAACGACAAGATAAAGAGCTGAAG GAGAGCATCCCGTTTGCAGTGATCGGCAGCAACACTGTGGTAGAAGCCCGAGgtcagagagtgagagggaggctCTACCCGTGGGGCATTGTGGAGG TGGAGAACCCGTCCCACTGCGACTTTGTGAAGCTGAGGACCATATTGATAAGAACCCACATGCACGACCTGAAGGACATCACCAGCGACTGTCACTATGAGAACTACAGAGCTCAGTGCATCCAGACCATGAccag cag TAAGATGAATGCCGATAAGCGGGTGGAGAGCCCCATCCCACTCTTGCCGCTGTCCACACCAGACGGGGAGACGGAGAAGCTCatcaaaatgaaagatgaagaa CTGAGGAGGATGCAGCAGATGCTGCAGaagatgcagcagcagatgcacGAGCAGGAGCTGTGA
- the sept5b gene encoding septin 5b isoform X1 yields the protein MTANSRYKSRAPRSEDGEEKDYVGFATLPNQVHRKSVKKGFDFTLMVAGESGLGKSTLVNSLFLTDLHKDRKLLNAEERINQTVEITKHTVDIEEKGVKLKLTIVDTPGFGDAVNNTECWRAVTDYIHQQFEQYFRDESGLNRKNIQDNRVHCCLYFIPPFGHGLRPVDIEFMKALQDKVNVVPLIAKADCLTPTEIKKLKERLREEIDKCGIKIYQFPDCDSDEDEELKRQDKELKESIPFAVIGSNTVVEARGQRVRGRLYPWGIVEVENPSHCDFVKLRTILIRTHMHDLKDITSDCHYENYRAQCIQTMTSKMNADKRVESPIPLLPLSTPDGETEKLIKMKDEELRRMQQMLQKMQQQMHEQEL from the exons ATGACCGCCAACAGCAGGTACAAGAGCCGCGCGCCCCGGTCAG AGGATGGAGAG GAAAAAGATTACGTTGGTTTTGCGACACTGCCCAACCAGGTgcacaggaagtcagtgaaAAAAGGATTTGACTTCACCCTCATGGTGGCAG GTGAGTCTGGTCTGGGTAAATCCACTCTGGTGAACAGCCTCTTCCTCACTGatctgcacaaagacagaaaactacTCAATGCAGAGG AGCGCATCAATCAGACAGTGGAGATCACAAAGCACACCGTGGACATCGAGGAGAAGGGGGTCAAGCTGAAACTGACCATTGTGGACACGCCGGGTTTTGGAGATGCTGTCAACAACACTGAGTG CTGGAGGGCAGTCACAGACTACATCCATCAGCAGTTTGAACAGTACTTCAGAGACGAGAGCGGACTCAACAGGAAGAACATCCAGGACAACAGAGTGCACTGCTGCCTGTACTTCATACCGCCGTTTGGACACGG GCTTCGTCCAGTCGATATAGAGTTCATGAAGGCCCTGCAGGATAAAGTGAACGTTGTTCCTCTCATTGCGAAGGCCGACTGCCTCACTCCCACCGAGATAAAGAAACTGAAAGAGCGG CTGAGGGAAGAGATAGATAAGTGTGGGATAAAGATCTACCAATTCCCCGACTGCGACTCTGATGAAGACGAGGAGCTCAAACGACAAGATAAAGAGCTGAAG GAGAGCATCCCGTTTGCAGTGATCGGCAGCAACACTGTGGTAGAAGCCCGAGgtcagagagtgagagggaggctCTACCCGTGGGGCATTGTGGAGG TGGAGAACCCGTCCCACTGCGACTTTGTGAAGCTGAGGACCATATTGATAAGAACCCACATGCACGACCTGAAGGACATCACCAGCGACTGTCACTATGAGAACTACAGAGCTCAGTGCATCCAGACCATGAccag TAAGATGAATGCCGATAAGCGGGTGGAGAGCCCCATCCCACTCTTGCCGCTGTCCACACCAGACGGGGAGACGGAGAAGCTCatcaaaatgaaagatgaagaa CTGAGGAGGATGCAGCAGATGCTGCAGaagatgcagcagcagatgcacGAGCAGGAGCTGTGA